From Vigna unguiculata cultivar IT97K-499-35 chromosome 5, ASM411807v1, whole genome shotgun sequence, the proteins below share one genomic window:
- the LOC114184782 gene encoding uncharacterized protein LOC114184782, with protein sequence MKRSGGSKSVPSSSSASAHVGSSQFGRKVCGCGDQLLLLKATTAKNNGRFFFRCRNWASESNCNYFRWADAMEAELEGKREIEEGENENLSYSDTMILQLVQKNAKLKKKLLAERKLGEIKLMLNLSSCYEVQNLEF encoded by the exons ATGAAGAGGAGTGGTGGGTCGAAGAGTGTTCCGTCGTCATCTTCCGCTTCTGCGCATGTCGGATCTTCTCAGTTTGGAAGaaaagtttgtggttgtggcGACCAATTACTGCTTCTTAAAGCAACTACTGCAAAGAATAATGGCAGATTTTTCTTCCGGTGTCGAAATTGGGCA AGTGAATCAAATTGTAACTACTTTCGATGGGCTGATGCGATGGAAGCTGAATTGGAAGGGAAGCGTGAGATTGAAGAAGGAGAGAATGAAAATTTAAGTTACAGTGACACAATGATACTACAGTTGGTGCAAAAGAATGCGAAACTAAAGAAGAAGTTATTGGCAGAGAGAAAATTGGGAGAAATAAagct AATGTTGAATTTAAGTTCGTGTTATGAAGTGCAGAatcttgaattttga